Proteins found in one Syngnathus acus chromosome 9, fSynAcu1.2, whole genome shotgun sequence genomic segment:
- the chek2 gene encoding serine/threonine-protein kinase Chk2 isoform X2 → MWPPERDIASKMTRKIIQISSVKIKVFPRPLRADMVTSHRAPLLARPSCANPEVNNERRNSEQARAAARGVVPNVPLVGWVCDARGQRSLSHFPRGSRSNSLGAHVGCVLQRKTWTTPASAQSKAPMSRETPQEGDGAQCSSQALSTLSPSQAQSKSQGSSSSSSGPASGSQSSSGSGTLSSADTLPVTLPSVPEEPESQPWGRLLPMQPGFGSHDCVEDEYLFGRDSKCHYVLDDPDHRGSLRFRIYSKRHFRIYREGTEVFVQDLSNNGTFVDGNKIGSNKILPLVNNAVLALSEQRNKVFVFIDLMSGQESTLPKELRDKYLLTRRIGTGVCGEVKLAFQRSTCKKFAVKVINKNNFKSEGTAARNAQTEIEILQRIDHPCLIRTEDFYQTDDTFFIVLELMEGGELFGRLKSQQQLSEATAKLYFYQMLKAVQYLHSRGIIHRDLKPENILLSSQEDDCLVKVTDFNQSRILEEAALMRTLCGTPSYLAPEVLTHAATGGYGLPVDAWSLGVLLFVCLCGYPPFHESFSDLSVSEQIVQGRFTMVPSKWRQVSDQGELVVFIVVTFTAVVSCMCLCVCVCVCVCAGVTAKDMVRKLLVVAPADRMTIDEALRHAWLQDPVMLEKAHRLMYPAAMEAGPARKRQREDQDEDEERSAKQAPPTNVLQ, encoded by the exons ATGTGGCCTCCTGAACGAGACATTGCGTCAAAAATGACacgaaaaataattcaaatatcTTCAGTGAAGATTAAGGTCTTCCCGCGACCCCTGCGTGCAGACATGGTGACGTCACATCGAGCACCGCTGCTCGCTCGTCCGTCCTGCGCAAacccggaagtcaacaacgaGCGCCGGAATTCCGAACAAGCTAGGGCGGCAGCACGTGGCGTAGTGCCTAACGTCCCATTGGTCGGCTGGGTCTGTGACGCAAGAGGACAACGAAGCCTGTCGCACTTCCCGCGAGGCTCTCGCTCAAACTCGCTTGGCGCGCACGTCGGGTGCGTGCTGCAACGGAAAACGTGGACGACACCTGCAAGCGCGCAAAGCAAG GCTCCAATGTCCCGAGAAACCCCACAAGAGGGGGACGGGGCCCAGTGCTCGTCGCAGGCCCTGTCCACTCTGTCCCCCTCACAGGCCCAGTCCAAGTCCCAGGGCAGCTCCAGTTCTTCCAGTGGCCCGGCATCAGGCAGCCAGTCGTCCAGCGGCTCGGGGACGCTGAGCAGCGCCGACACGCTTCCCGTCACCTTGCCGTCTGTCCCCGAGGAGCCCGAAAGTCAACCTTGGGGACGTCTGCTGCCCATGCAGCCGGGCTTTGGCTCTCACG ATTGCGTAGAAGACGAGTATTTGTTTGGCCGAGACTCCAAATGTCATTATGTCCTGGACGATCCCGACCACAGAGGATCCTTGCGATTCCGAATTTACAGCAAGCGACACTTCAGGATCTACAGG GAGGGCACCGAGGTGTTTGTTCAGGACCTGAGCAACAACGGGACCTTTGTCGACGGGAACAAAATCGGAAGCAACAAGATACTTCCTCTGGTCAACAACGCAGTGCTGGCGCTGTCGGAGCAGCGCAATAAAG TGTTTGTCTTCATCGACCTGATGTCTGGCCAAGAGTCCACGTTGCCCAAGGAGCTTCGCGACAAGTATCTGCTGACCCGTCGCATCGGGAC AGGCGTGTGCGGCGAGGTGAAGCTGGCGTTCCAACGCTCCACCTGTAAAAAGTTTGCCGTCAAAGTCATCAACAAGAACAACTTCAAGTCCGAAGGA ACGGCCGCCAGAAACGCTCAAACGGAGATCGAAATCCTGCAGCGCATCGATCAC CCGTGCCTCATCAGGACCGAGGACTTCTACCAGACGGACGACACCTTCTTCATCGTGTTGGAGCT GATGGAGGGCGGCGAGCTCTTTGGTCGACTCAAATCTCAGCAGCAACTTAGCGAGGCCACGGCCAAGCTTTACTTCTACCAAATGTTGAAAGCCGTGCAG TACCTGCACAGCCGGGGCATCATCCACCGGGACCTGAAACCGGAGAACATCCTCCTGTCGTCGCAGGAAGACGACTGCCTCGTCAAG GTGACGGACTTCAACCAGTCACGCATCCTAGAGGAGGCGGCCCTGATGCGGACGCTGTGCGGGACGCCGTCCTACCTGGCGCCCGAGGTGCTGACGCACGCCGCCACCGGCGGATACGGCCTGCCCGTCGACGCCTGGAGCCTCGGCGTCCTCCTGTTTGTCTG CCTGTGCGGGTACCCGCCGTTCCACGAGAGCTTCTCGGACCTGTCGGTGAGCGAGCAGATCGTGCAAGGCCGCTTCACCATGGTGCCGTCCAAGTGGCGCCAGGTGTCCGACCAGGGTGAGCTCGTCGTCTTTATTGTCGTCACCTTCACCGCGGTGGTCtcatgcatgtgtttgtgtgtgtgtgtttgtgtgtgtgtgt gcgcgggCGTGACAGCCAAGGACATGGTTAGGAAGCTTCTGGTGGTGGCGCCCGCCGACAGGATGACCATCGACGAGGCGCTCCGGCACGCCTGGCTGCAG gACCCCGTGATGTTGGAGAAAGCCCACCGGCTGATGTATCCAGCTGCCATG GAGGCGGGGCCAGCGAGGAAACGACAGCGAGAGGACcaggatgaggatgaggagcGTTCTGCCAAACAAGCCCCGCccacaaatgttttgcaatAA
- the chek2 gene encoding serine/threonine-protein kinase Chk2 isoform X3, producing MWPPERDIASKMTRKIIQISSVKIKVFPRPLRADMVTSHRAPLLARPSCANPEVNNERRNSEQARAAARGVVPNVPLVGWVCDARGQRSLSHFPRGSRSNSLGAHVGCVLQRKTWTTPASAQSKAPMSRETPQEGDGAQCSSQALSTLSPSQAQSKSQGSSSSSSGPASGSQSSSGSGTLSSADTLPVTLPSVPEEPESQPWGRLLPMQPGFGSHDCVEDEYLFGRDSKCHYVLDDPDHRGSLRFRIYSKRHFRIYREGTEVFVQDLSNNGTFVDGNKIGSNKILPLVNNAVLALSEQRNKVFVFIDLMSGQESTLPKELRDKYLLTRRIGTGVCGEVKLAFQRSTCKKFAVKVINKNNFKSEGTAARNAQTEIEILQRIDHPCLIRTEDFYQTDDTFFIVLELMEGGELFGRLKSQQQLSEATAKLYFYQMLKAVQYLHSRGIIHRDLKPENILLSSQEDDCLVKVTDFNQSRILEEAALMRTLCGTPSYLAPEVLTHAATGGYGLPVDAWSLGVLLFVCLCGYPPFHESFSDLSVSEQIVQGRFTMVPSKWRQVSDQAKDMVRKLLVVAPADRMTIDEALRHAWLQDPVMLEKAHRLMYPAAMEAGPARKRQREDQDEDEERSAKQAPPTNVLQ from the exons ATGTGGCCTCCTGAACGAGACATTGCGTCAAAAATGACacgaaaaataattcaaatatcTTCAGTGAAGATTAAGGTCTTCCCGCGACCCCTGCGTGCAGACATGGTGACGTCACATCGAGCACCGCTGCTCGCTCGTCCGTCCTGCGCAAacccggaagtcaacaacgaGCGCCGGAATTCCGAACAAGCTAGGGCGGCAGCACGTGGCGTAGTGCCTAACGTCCCATTGGTCGGCTGGGTCTGTGACGCAAGAGGACAACGAAGCCTGTCGCACTTCCCGCGAGGCTCTCGCTCAAACTCGCTTGGCGCGCACGTCGGGTGCGTGCTGCAACGGAAAACGTGGACGACACCTGCAAGCGCGCAAAGCAAG GCTCCAATGTCCCGAGAAACCCCACAAGAGGGGGACGGGGCCCAGTGCTCGTCGCAGGCCCTGTCCACTCTGTCCCCCTCACAGGCCCAGTCCAAGTCCCAGGGCAGCTCCAGTTCTTCCAGTGGCCCGGCATCAGGCAGCCAGTCGTCCAGCGGCTCGGGGACGCTGAGCAGCGCCGACACGCTTCCCGTCACCTTGCCGTCTGTCCCCGAGGAGCCCGAAAGTCAACCTTGGGGACGTCTGCTGCCCATGCAGCCGGGCTTTGGCTCTCACG ATTGCGTAGAAGACGAGTATTTGTTTGGCCGAGACTCCAAATGTCATTATGTCCTGGACGATCCCGACCACAGAGGATCCTTGCGATTCCGAATTTACAGCAAGCGACACTTCAGGATCTACAGG GAGGGCACCGAGGTGTTTGTTCAGGACCTGAGCAACAACGGGACCTTTGTCGACGGGAACAAAATCGGAAGCAACAAGATACTTCCTCTGGTCAACAACGCAGTGCTGGCGCTGTCGGAGCAGCGCAATAAAG TGTTTGTCTTCATCGACCTGATGTCTGGCCAAGAGTCCACGTTGCCCAAGGAGCTTCGCGACAAGTATCTGCTGACCCGTCGCATCGGGAC AGGCGTGTGCGGCGAGGTGAAGCTGGCGTTCCAACGCTCCACCTGTAAAAAGTTTGCCGTCAAAGTCATCAACAAGAACAACTTCAAGTCCGAAGGA ACGGCCGCCAGAAACGCTCAAACGGAGATCGAAATCCTGCAGCGCATCGATCAC CCGTGCCTCATCAGGACCGAGGACTTCTACCAGACGGACGACACCTTCTTCATCGTGTTGGAGCT GATGGAGGGCGGCGAGCTCTTTGGTCGACTCAAATCTCAGCAGCAACTTAGCGAGGCCACGGCCAAGCTTTACTTCTACCAAATGTTGAAAGCCGTGCAG TACCTGCACAGCCGGGGCATCATCCACCGGGACCTGAAACCGGAGAACATCCTCCTGTCGTCGCAGGAAGACGACTGCCTCGTCAAG GTGACGGACTTCAACCAGTCACGCATCCTAGAGGAGGCGGCCCTGATGCGGACGCTGTGCGGGACGCCGTCCTACCTGGCGCCCGAGGTGCTGACGCACGCCGCCACCGGCGGATACGGCCTGCCCGTCGACGCCTGGAGCCTCGGCGTCCTCCTGTTTGTCTG CCTGTGCGGGTACCCGCCGTTCCACGAGAGCTTCTCGGACCTGTCGGTGAGCGAGCAGATCGTGCAAGGCCGCTTCACCATGGTGCCGTCCAAGTGGCGCCAGGTGTCCGACCAGG CCAAGGACATGGTTAGGAAGCTTCTGGTGGTGGCGCCCGCCGACAGGATGACCATCGACGAGGCGCTCCGGCACGCCTGGCTGCAG gACCCCGTGATGTTGGAGAAAGCCCACCGGCTGATGTATCCAGCTGCCATG GAGGCGGGGCCAGCGAGGAAACGACAGCGAGAGGACcaggatgaggatgaggagcGTTCTGCCAAACAAGCCCCGCccacaaatgttttgcaatAA
- the chek2 gene encoding serine/threonine-protein kinase Chk2 isoform X4 translates to MSRETPQEGDGAQCSSQALSTLSPSQAQSKSQGSSSSSSGPASGSQSSSGSGTLSSADTLPVTLPSVPEEPESQPWGRLLPMQPGFGSHDCVEDEYLFGRDSKCHYVLDDPDHRGSLRFRIYSKRHFRIYREGTEVFVQDLSNNGTFVDGNKIGSNKILPLVNNAVLALSEQRNKVFVFIDLMSGQESTLPKELRDKYLLTRRIGTGVCGEVKLAFQRSTCKKFAVKVINKNNFKSEGTAARNAQTEIEILQRIDHPCLIRTEDFYQTDDTFFIVLELMEGGELFGRLKSQQQLSEATAKLYFYQMLKAVQYLHSRGIIHRDLKPENILLSSQEDDCLVKVTDFNQSRILEEAALMRTLCGTPSYLAPEVLTHAATGGYGLPVDAWSLGVLLFVCLCGYPPFHESFSDLSVSEQIVQGRFTMVPSKWRQVSDQGELVVFIVVTFTAVVSCVCVCVCVCVCVCVCARAGVTAKDMVRKLLVVAPADRMTIDEALRHAWLQDPVMLEKAHRLMYPAAMEAGPARKRQREDQDEDEERSAKQAPPTNVLQ, encoded by the exons ATGTCCCGAGAAACCCCACAAGAGGGGGACGGGGCCCAGTGCTCGTCGCAGGCCCTGTCCACTCTGTCCCCCTCACAGGCCCAGTCCAAGTCCCAGGGCAGCTCCAGTTCTTCCAGTGGCCCGGCATCAGGCAGCCAGTCGTCCAGCGGCTCGGGGACGCTGAGCAGCGCCGACACGCTTCCCGTCACCTTGCCGTCTGTCCCCGAGGAGCCCGAAAGTCAACCTTGGGGACGTCTGCTGCCCATGCAGCCGGGCTTTGGCTCTCACG ATTGCGTAGAAGACGAGTATTTGTTTGGCCGAGACTCCAAATGTCATTATGTCCTGGACGATCCCGACCACAGAGGATCCTTGCGATTCCGAATTTACAGCAAGCGACACTTCAGGATCTACAGG GAGGGCACCGAGGTGTTTGTTCAGGACCTGAGCAACAACGGGACCTTTGTCGACGGGAACAAAATCGGAAGCAACAAGATACTTCCTCTGGTCAACAACGCAGTGCTGGCGCTGTCGGAGCAGCGCAATAAAG TGTTTGTCTTCATCGACCTGATGTCTGGCCAAGAGTCCACGTTGCCCAAGGAGCTTCGCGACAAGTATCTGCTGACCCGTCGCATCGGGAC AGGCGTGTGCGGCGAGGTGAAGCTGGCGTTCCAACGCTCCACCTGTAAAAAGTTTGCCGTCAAAGTCATCAACAAGAACAACTTCAAGTCCGAAGGA ACGGCCGCCAGAAACGCTCAAACGGAGATCGAAATCCTGCAGCGCATCGATCAC CCGTGCCTCATCAGGACCGAGGACTTCTACCAGACGGACGACACCTTCTTCATCGTGTTGGAGCT GATGGAGGGCGGCGAGCTCTTTGGTCGACTCAAATCTCAGCAGCAACTTAGCGAGGCCACGGCCAAGCTTTACTTCTACCAAATGTTGAAAGCCGTGCAG TACCTGCACAGCCGGGGCATCATCCACCGGGACCTGAAACCGGAGAACATCCTCCTGTCGTCGCAGGAAGACGACTGCCTCGTCAAG GTGACGGACTTCAACCAGTCACGCATCCTAGAGGAGGCGGCCCTGATGCGGACGCTGTGCGGGACGCCGTCCTACCTGGCGCCCGAGGTGCTGACGCACGCCGCCACCGGCGGATACGGCCTGCCCGTCGACGCCTGGAGCCTCGGCGTCCTCCTGTTTGTCTG CCTGTGCGGGTACCCGCCGTTCCACGAGAGCTTCTCGGACCTGTCGGTGAGCGAGCAGATCGTGCAAGGCCGCTTCACCATGGTGCCGTCCAAGTGGCGCCAGGTGTCCGACCAGGGTGAGCTCGTCGTCTTTATTGTCGTCACCTTCACCGCGGTGGTCtcatgc gtgtgtgtgtgtgtgtgtgtgtgtgtgtgtgtgtgtgtgtgtgcgcgcgcgggCGTGACAGCCAAGGACATGGTTAGGAAGCTTCTGGTGGTGGCGCCCGCCGACAGGATGACCATCGACGAGGCGCTCCGGCACGCCTGGCTGCAG gACCCCGTGATGTTGGAGAAAGCCCACCGGCTGATGTATCCAGCTGCCATG GAGGCGGGGCCAGCGAGGAAACGACAGCGAGAGGACcaggatgaggatgaggagcGTTCTGCCAAACAAGCCCCGCccacaaatgttttgcaatAA
- the chek2 gene encoding serine/threonine-protein kinase Chk2 isoform X1 translates to MWPPERDIASKMTRKIIQISSVKIKVFPRPLRADMVTSHRAPLLARPSCANPEVNNERRNSEQARAAARGVVPNVPLVGWVCDARGQRSLSHFPRGSRSNSLGAHVGCVLQRKTWTTPASAQSKAPMSRETPQEGDGAQCSSQALSTLSPSQAQSKSQGSSSSSSGPASGSQSSSGSGTLSSADTLPVTLPSVPEEPESQPWGRLLPMQPGFGSHDCVEDEYLFGRDSKCHYVLDDPDHRGSLRFRIYSKRHFRIYREGTEVFVQDLSNNGTFVDGNKIGSNKILPLVNNAVLALSEQRNKVFVFIDLMSGQESTLPKELRDKYLLTRRIGTGVCGEVKLAFQRSTCKKFAVKVINKNNFKSEGTAARNAQTEIEILQRIDHPCLIRTEDFYQTDDTFFIVLELMEGGELFGRLKSQQQLSEATAKLYFYQMLKAVQYLHSRGIIHRDLKPENILLSSQEDDCLVKVTDFNQSRILEEAALMRTLCGTPSYLAPEVLTHAATGGYGLPVDAWSLGVLLFVCLCGYPPFHESFSDLSVSEQIVQGRFTMVPSKWRQVSDQGELVVFIVVTFTAVVSCVCVCVCVCVCVCVCARAGVTAKDMVRKLLVVAPADRMTIDEALRHAWLQDPVMLEKAHRLMYPAAMEAGPARKRQREDQDEDEERSAKQAPPTNVLQ, encoded by the exons ATGTGGCCTCCTGAACGAGACATTGCGTCAAAAATGACacgaaaaataattcaaatatcTTCAGTGAAGATTAAGGTCTTCCCGCGACCCCTGCGTGCAGACATGGTGACGTCACATCGAGCACCGCTGCTCGCTCGTCCGTCCTGCGCAAacccggaagtcaacaacgaGCGCCGGAATTCCGAACAAGCTAGGGCGGCAGCACGTGGCGTAGTGCCTAACGTCCCATTGGTCGGCTGGGTCTGTGACGCAAGAGGACAACGAAGCCTGTCGCACTTCCCGCGAGGCTCTCGCTCAAACTCGCTTGGCGCGCACGTCGGGTGCGTGCTGCAACGGAAAACGTGGACGACACCTGCAAGCGCGCAAAGCAAG GCTCCAATGTCCCGAGAAACCCCACAAGAGGGGGACGGGGCCCAGTGCTCGTCGCAGGCCCTGTCCACTCTGTCCCCCTCACAGGCCCAGTCCAAGTCCCAGGGCAGCTCCAGTTCTTCCAGTGGCCCGGCATCAGGCAGCCAGTCGTCCAGCGGCTCGGGGACGCTGAGCAGCGCCGACACGCTTCCCGTCACCTTGCCGTCTGTCCCCGAGGAGCCCGAAAGTCAACCTTGGGGACGTCTGCTGCCCATGCAGCCGGGCTTTGGCTCTCACG ATTGCGTAGAAGACGAGTATTTGTTTGGCCGAGACTCCAAATGTCATTATGTCCTGGACGATCCCGACCACAGAGGATCCTTGCGATTCCGAATTTACAGCAAGCGACACTTCAGGATCTACAGG GAGGGCACCGAGGTGTTTGTTCAGGACCTGAGCAACAACGGGACCTTTGTCGACGGGAACAAAATCGGAAGCAACAAGATACTTCCTCTGGTCAACAACGCAGTGCTGGCGCTGTCGGAGCAGCGCAATAAAG TGTTTGTCTTCATCGACCTGATGTCTGGCCAAGAGTCCACGTTGCCCAAGGAGCTTCGCGACAAGTATCTGCTGACCCGTCGCATCGGGAC AGGCGTGTGCGGCGAGGTGAAGCTGGCGTTCCAACGCTCCACCTGTAAAAAGTTTGCCGTCAAAGTCATCAACAAGAACAACTTCAAGTCCGAAGGA ACGGCCGCCAGAAACGCTCAAACGGAGATCGAAATCCTGCAGCGCATCGATCAC CCGTGCCTCATCAGGACCGAGGACTTCTACCAGACGGACGACACCTTCTTCATCGTGTTGGAGCT GATGGAGGGCGGCGAGCTCTTTGGTCGACTCAAATCTCAGCAGCAACTTAGCGAGGCCACGGCCAAGCTTTACTTCTACCAAATGTTGAAAGCCGTGCAG TACCTGCACAGCCGGGGCATCATCCACCGGGACCTGAAACCGGAGAACATCCTCCTGTCGTCGCAGGAAGACGACTGCCTCGTCAAG GTGACGGACTTCAACCAGTCACGCATCCTAGAGGAGGCGGCCCTGATGCGGACGCTGTGCGGGACGCCGTCCTACCTGGCGCCCGAGGTGCTGACGCACGCCGCCACCGGCGGATACGGCCTGCCCGTCGACGCCTGGAGCCTCGGCGTCCTCCTGTTTGTCTG CCTGTGCGGGTACCCGCCGTTCCACGAGAGCTTCTCGGACCTGTCGGTGAGCGAGCAGATCGTGCAAGGCCGCTTCACCATGGTGCCGTCCAAGTGGCGCCAGGTGTCCGACCAGGGTGAGCTCGTCGTCTTTATTGTCGTCACCTTCACCGCGGTGGTCtcatgc gtgtgtgtgtgtgtgtgtgtgtgtgtgtgtgtgtgtgtgtgtgcgcgcgcgggCGTGACAGCCAAGGACATGGTTAGGAAGCTTCTGGTGGTGGCGCCCGCCGACAGGATGACCATCGACGAGGCGCTCCGGCACGCCTGGCTGCAG gACCCCGTGATGTTGGAGAAAGCCCACCGGCTGATGTATCCAGCTGCCATG GAGGCGGGGCCAGCGAGGAAACGACAGCGAGAGGACcaggatgaggatgaggagcGTTCTGCCAAACAAGCCCCGCccacaaatgttttgcaatAA
- the chek2 gene encoding serine/threonine-protein kinase Chk2 isoform X5, with translation MWPPERDIASKMTRKIIQISSVKIKVFPRPLRADMVTSHRAPLLARPSCANPEVNNERRNSEQARAAARGVVPNVPLVGWVCDARGQRSLSHFPRGSRSNSLGAHVGCVLQRKTWTTPASAQSKAPMSRETPQEGDGAQCSSQALSTLSPSQAQSKSQGSSSSSSGPASGSQSSSGSGTLSSADTLPVTLPSVPEEPESQPWGRLLPMQPGFGSHDCVEDEYLFGRDSKCHYVLDDPDHRGSLRFRIYSKRHFRIYREGTEVFVQDLSNNGTFVDGNKIGSNKILPLVNNAVLALSEQRNKVFVFIDLMSGQESTLPKELRDKYLLTRRIGTGVCGEVKLAFQRSTCKKFAVKVINKNNFKSEGTAARNAQTEIEILQRIDHPCLIRTEDFYQTDDTFFIVLELRAVPAQPGHHPPGPETGEHPPVVAGRRLPRQGDGLQPVTHPRGGGPDADAVRDAVLPGARGADARRHRRIRPARRRLEPRRPPVCLPVRVPAVPRELLGPVGERADRARPLHHGAVQVAPGVRPG, from the exons ATGTGGCCTCCTGAACGAGACATTGCGTCAAAAATGACacgaaaaataattcaaatatcTTCAGTGAAGATTAAGGTCTTCCCGCGACCCCTGCGTGCAGACATGGTGACGTCACATCGAGCACCGCTGCTCGCTCGTCCGTCCTGCGCAAacccggaagtcaacaacgaGCGCCGGAATTCCGAACAAGCTAGGGCGGCAGCACGTGGCGTAGTGCCTAACGTCCCATTGGTCGGCTGGGTCTGTGACGCAAGAGGACAACGAAGCCTGTCGCACTTCCCGCGAGGCTCTCGCTCAAACTCGCTTGGCGCGCACGTCGGGTGCGTGCTGCAACGGAAAACGTGGACGACACCTGCAAGCGCGCAAAGCAAG GCTCCAATGTCCCGAGAAACCCCACAAGAGGGGGACGGGGCCCAGTGCTCGTCGCAGGCCCTGTCCACTCTGTCCCCCTCACAGGCCCAGTCCAAGTCCCAGGGCAGCTCCAGTTCTTCCAGTGGCCCGGCATCAGGCAGCCAGTCGTCCAGCGGCTCGGGGACGCTGAGCAGCGCCGACACGCTTCCCGTCACCTTGCCGTCTGTCCCCGAGGAGCCCGAAAGTCAACCTTGGGGACGTCTGCTGCCCATGCAGCCGGGCTTTGGCTCTCACG ATTGCGTAGAAGACGAGTATTTGTTTGGCCGAGACTCCAAATGTCATTATGTCCTGGACGATCCCGACCACAGAGGATCCTTGCGATTCCGAATTTACAGCAAGCGACACTTCAGGATCTACAGG GAGGGCACCGAGGTGTTTGTTCAGGACCTGAGCAACAACGGGACCTTTGTCGACGGGAACAAAATCGGAAGCAACAAGATACTTCCTCTGGTCAACAACGCAGTGCTGGCGCTGTCGGAGCAGCGCAATAAAG TGTTTGTCTTCATCGACCTGATGTCTGGCCAAGAGTCCACGTTGCCCAAGGAGCTTCGCGACAAGTATCTGCTGACCCGTCGCATCGGGAC AGGCGTGTGCGGCGAGGTGAAGCTGGCGTTCCAACGCTCCACCTGTAAAAAGTTTGCCGTCAAAGTCATCAACAAGAACAACTTCAAGTCCGAAGGA ACGGCCGCCAGAAACGCTCAAACGGAGATCGAAATCCTGCAGCGCATCGATCAC CCGTGCCTCATCAGGACCGAGGACTTCTACCAGACGGACGACACCTTCTTCATCGTGTTGGAGCT CCGTGCAG TACCTGCACAGCCGGGGCATCATCCACCGGGACCTGAAACCGGAGAACATCCTCCTGTCGTCGCAGGAAGACGACTGCCTCGTCAAG GTGACGGACTTCAACCAGTCACGCATCCTAGAGGAGGCGGCCCTGATGCGGACGCTGTGCGGGACGCCGTCCTACCTGGCGCCCGAGGTGCTGACGCACGCCGCCACCGGCGGATACGGCCTGCCCGTCGACGCCTGGAGCCTCGGCGTCCTCCTGTTTGTCTG CCTGTGCGGGTACCCGCCGTTCCACGAGAGCTTCTCGGACCTGTCGGTGAGCGAGCAGATCGTGCAAGGCCGCTTCACCATGGTGCCGTCCAAGTGGCGCCAGGTGTCCGACCAGGGTGA